In Astatotilapia calliptera chromosome 16, fAstCal1.2, whole genome shotgun sequence, one genomic interval encodes:
- the hpxa gene encoding hemopexin produces MKLLSCILLLTLALGWAHSQGGGHPPHEHDYDLDRCKGLEMDAVAVNEEGIPYFFKGDHLYKGFHGLAELSNESFAELDDHHHLGHVDAAFHMHFEDNPDDHDRMFFFLDNKVFSFYKHKLEAGYPKDISEVFPGIPNDLDAAVECPHPECANDSVIFFKGDEIYHYDLKSKAVEEKEFKSMPNCTSAFRFMEHYYCFHGHMFSKFDPKTGEVHGKYPKEARDYFMRCSKFSPDSDHVERERCSRVHLDAITSDNAGNIYAFRGHHYLRKDDNDTLTSDTIENDFKELHSEVDAAFSYENHLYLIKNNNLYVYRVGEPHIHLDGYPKPVTEELGIEGPIDAAFVCEDHHIAHIIKGNQMHDVELKVTPRKAGNERPIGPFKRVDTAMCGPGGVKVIIGNHFYHFDSTKLLSTARSLPEQHKVSLELFGCDH; encoded by the exons ATGAAGCTGCTTTCCTGCATCCTGTTGCTTACCCTAGCCCTGGGATGGGCTCACTC GCAAGGAGGAGGTCATCCACCACATGAACATGATT ATGACCTTGACCGCTGTAAAGGTCTTGAGATGGATGCTGTTGCAGTGAATGAAGAGGGAATCCCATACTTTTTCAAGG GTGACCATTTATACAAGGGCTTCCACGGCCTTGCCGAGCTCTCCAATGAGAGTTTCGCTGAGTTGGACGACCATCATCACCTGGGCCATGTGGACGCTGCTTTCCACATGCACTTTGAAGACAACCCCGACGACCACGACCGCATGTTCTTCTTCTTG gaCAACAAGGTGTTCAGCTTTTACAAGCACAAGCTGGAGGCTGGCTACCCCAAGGATATCTCTGAAGTCTTCCCTGGAATCCCCAACGATCTGGATGCTGCTGTGGAATGTCCTCACCCAGAGTGCGCCAACGACTCCGTTATCTTCTTCAAAG gGGACGAAATCTACCACTACGATCTTAAAAGCAAGGCTGTAGAAGAGAAAGAGTTCAAGTCCATGCCAAACTGCACATCGGCTTTCCGCTTCATGGAGCACTACTATTGCTTCCACGGGCACATGTTCTCCAAATTTGATCCAAAGACTGGCGAAGTGCACGGCAAATACCCCAAAGAGGCCCGCGACTACTTCATGAGATGCTCCAAGTTCA gtcCTGACAGCGACCATGTGGAGAGAGAGCGATGCAGCCGTGTTCACCTGGATGCCATCACATCAGACAACGCTGGAAACATTTATGCCTTCAGAG GCCACCATTACCTCCGTAAAGATGACAATgacacactgacctctgacaccATCGAGAATGATTTCAAGGAGCTGCACAGTGAGGTGGACGCCGCTTTCTCTTATGAAAATCACCTTTACTTGATCAAG AATAACAATTTGTATGTTTACCGAGTCGGTGAGCCCCACATCCACCTCGATGGTTACCCCAAACCTGTGACGGAGGAGCTGGGCATTGAGGGTCCCATTGATGCTGCATTCGTCTGTGAGGACCATCACATTGCTCACATTATCAAAG GTAATCAGATGCATGATGTGGAACTGAAAGTCACCCCACGTAAGGCAGGAAACGAGCGTCCAATCGGACCCTTCAAGAGAGTCGATACTGCCATGTGCGGTCCCGGAGGAGTTAAGGTGATCATAGGAAATCACTTCTACCACTTTGATAGCACCAAACTGCTTTCTACTGCCAGGTCCCTGCCTGAGCAGCACAAAGTGTCTCTGGAGCTGTTTGGCTGTGATCACTAG